In the genome of Deltaproteobacteria bacterium, the window TCTCGACGAGGCCGCTCGACTCTGCGACGGCGGCGCCGACGACGAGGCGCTGATGTTCGGCGCGCTGCTCCACGACGTCGGAAAGCCCGTGACGACCGCGACGACGGACGGCCGCGTGCGTTCGCCCGGCCACGACGTGCGCGGCGTCGCGATCGCCGCCGCGTTCCTCGAGCGGATGCGCGCGCCGGGCGACCTCGTGCTCCGCGTGGGCGGACTGGTCGAGCACCACCTGGCGCCCGCGCTCTTCGCCAAGAACGCGGCCAGCGCCAAGGGCTACCGCAGGCTGGCGCGGAAGCTCGCCGCGGCGAAGCTCACCGCGGAGCTGCTCGAGCGCGCGGCGCGCGCGGACCACTTCGGGCGCACGACCGAGGACGCGCTGCTGCGCGAGTTCCCGGCCGGCGACGAGTTCCTCGCGCGCATGCGCGAGCTCTCGATCGACCGCTCGCCGCCGCGCGACGCCGTGCTCGGCCGCCATCTGATCGCGCGCGGCATGCGGCCGGGGCGCGAGTTCGGCGAGATCCTCGAGCGCTGCCGCGAGCTGCAGGACGAGACGGGCTGGACCGATCCCGAGCAGATCCTCGCGCAGGTGCTCGGCGCGAAGCCGGGCTAGATCCGGCCTCGGCTCTCGAGCAGGCGCACCAGCCGGTCGACGCACGCGTCGACGTCGAGCTCGTGCGTCGGCAGGACCAGATCGGGCGCGATCGGCGCCTCGTAGGGCGCGGACACGCCCGGAAACTGCGGGATCTCGCCCGAGTCGGCGCGCGCGTACATGCCGCCGGTCTCGCGCTCGCGGCAGACTCCGAGCGGCGCGGACAGGTGGACCTCGAGAAAGCGCTCCGCGCCGATCGTGTCGCGAACCAGCTCGCGCACGCTCGCGCTCGGCGCCAGGAACGCGCAGATGCAGATCAGCCCCGACTGGTTCGCCACGCGCGCGAGCTCGGCTGCGCGGCGCAGATTCTCGGAGCGCTCGACCGAGCTGAAGCCGAGGTCCCGGCTGATGCCGAGCCGCAGGTTCTCGCCGTCGAGCACCATCACCTGTCGCGCGGCGTCGAAGAGCCGTCGCTCGAGCGCGTAGGCGAGCGTCGTCTTGCCCGCGCCGGTGAGCCCGGTGAGCAGGAGCGTGGTCGGCTTCTGGCCGAGCCGCTCCGCGCGCTCCTCGCTCGAGACGGGACTCGTCTGCCTGCGCAGCAGGTCGCTCGCGGGCTCGACCTCCCAGAAAGAGCGACCGCGCTCCGGGCCGGACTGCCGCTGCAGGATCATTCCCGCGCCGACGGTGCCGTTCGTGACGCGATCGATCAGGATGAACGCGCCCGTGGTGCGATTGCGCGAGTACGCGTCGAAAGGGATCGCGCGAGAGAGCGAGATCTGGCAGCGCCCGACCTCGTTCAGGTGCAAGCCCTCGGTCGGCTTCTGCTCGAGCGTGTTCACGTCGACGGCGTAGTGGATGCGCGCGACCGATCCGCCCACCAGGCTGTGGGTGTGCTTGAAGAAATACTGCCGGTCGACGGCCAGCGGCTCCTCCGCCATCCAGACCAGCATCGCCTCGAAGTCGCGTTCGATCCGCGGCAGGTTGCCCGGGCGCACGATCATGTCGCCGCGCGAGACGTCGATCTCGTCGGCGAGCGTGACGTTGATCGCCTGCGGCGGCACGGCCTCGTCCAGATCGCCGTCGAAGGTCACGATCCGCTTCACGCGGCTGGTGGTTCCCGTCGGCACCACGAGCACCTCGTCGCCGGGGCGAAGCGTGCCCGAGGCGAGCGTGCCGGCGTAGCCGCGGAAGTCCAGGTTCGGCCGGCTCACGTACTGCACCGGGAGGCGCAGGTCGGCCAGGTTCCGGTCGGCGCTCACGCGCACGTTCTCGAGGTAGGCGAGCAGCGGTCCGCCCTGCCACCACGGCATCTTCGCGCTCGCCTCGACCACGTTGTCGCCGAGCAGCGCCGAGATCGGCAGGAAGTGCAGGTCGGGGATGTCCAGCCGCGCGGCGAAGCTCTCGTAGTCGGCGCGGATCCGCTCGAAGACGTCGGCCGAGAAATCGACCAGGTCCATCTTGTTCACCGCCACCACGACGTGGCGCAGGCCCAGCAGCGCGACGATGAAGCTGTGGCGCCGGGTCTGCTGCAGAACGCCCTTTCGCGCGTCGATCAGGATCACCGCGAGATCGCAGTTCGACGCGCCGGTCGCCATGTTCCGCGTGTACTGCTCGTGACCCGGGCAATCGGCGATGATGAACTTGCGCTTCTCGGTCGAGAAGTAGCGGTACGCGACGTCGATCGTGATGCCCTGCTCGCGCTCGGCCTTGAGGCCGTCCATCAGCAGCGCGAGGTCGAGCTCGCCGCCGGTGGTGCCTTCCTTCTT includes:
- a CDS encoding HDIG domain-containing protein, which produces MAQFAARFEMRADPDLLRLCASLDLAELSGERVLGEWRKLLLKGVRPSLGTEILRTTGLLRFFPELAALAGVPQDPDWHPEGDCWVHNQLVLDEAARLCDGGADDEALMFGALLHDVGKPVTTATTDGRVRSPGHDVRGVAIAAAFLERMRAPGDLVLRVGGLVEHHLAPALFAKNAASAKGYRRLARKLAAAKLTAELLERAARADHFGRTTEDALLREFPAGDEFLARMRELSIDRSPPRDAVLGRHLIARGMRPGREFGEILERCRELQDETGWTDPEQILAQVLGAKPG
- the cysN gene encoding sulfate adenylyltransferase subunit CysN, which translates into the protein MFDRSLAPGEVEAYLDRHERKELLRLLTCGSVDDGKSTLIGRLLHDTKLVYEDQLAAVARDSKKEGTTGGELDLALLMDGLKAEREQGITIDVAYRYFSTEKRKFIIADCPGHEQYTRNMATGASNCDLAVILIDARKGVLQQTRRHSFIVALLGLRHVVVAVNKMDLVDFSADVFERIRADYESFAARLDIPDLHFLPISALLGDNVVEASAKMPWWQGGPLLAYLENVRVSADRNLADLRLPVQYVSRPNLDFRGYAGTLASGTLRPGDEVLVVPTGTTSRVKRIVTFDGDLDEAVPPQAINVTLADEIDVSRGDMIVRPGNLPRIERDFEAMLVWMAEEPLAVDRQYFFKHTHSLVGGSVARIHYAVDVNTLEQKPTEGLHLNEVGRCQISLSRAIPFDAYSRNRTTGAFILIDRVTNGTVGAGMILQRQSGPERGRSFWEVEPASDLLRRQTSPVSSEERAERLGQKPTTLLLTGLTGAGKTTLAYALERRLFDAARQVMVLDGENLRLGISRDLGFSSVERSENLRRAAELARVANQSGLICICAFLAPSASVRELVRDTIGAERFLEVHLSAPLGVCRERETGGMYARADSGEIPQFPGVSAPYEAPIAPDLVLPTHELDVDACVDRLVRLLESRGRI